A region of the Heliomicrobium undosum genome:
GCCACCAGTTCGGCGTTGGACATTGCGCCAACACCGTGCCGAAGGAGCCGATCTTCCGGTTTCATGTCCACAAATTCAACCGGCGATACTTCGGGGAAAAAGCTCAATTGCTTCGCCATATCCTGCCCCTCCGCCGAGACGCACGGAGGGGGCCAGAGGCACCCCCGCATGCAAATGACGCGAGGGTACCTCCCTTTTCACTTATTTTTTGAACCCGAGGGCTCTTTTAAGGCGCTAGCTTGCGCGGGCCATTTCCGCCGGGACAGCCAGCCGCTCAATCGTCTCCAACTGCGCAACCAGTTCCGCCCGCACTTCCGGCGTCAGGCCATCGGGCACCGAGTTGTTCAATAGATCCCAGAAGGTTTCCTCTAGCTTCCCGGCTTCCGCCAGACGATAAGCCTGCCGAGCCATGGTCAAACTTCCTTCCGGCGCGCCTGCCTGCTTCAAGGTCTGGCCAAAGGCGGCCACCACCTGGACGACCGACGACGCCGTTTGATTGTTGCCCTTTCCGCTCTCCTGCTGCGCCGAGGCCGCGAGGGCTGGCAGGGTGGCATCCACTCTTTCACCGGACGTTCCCACGGTTGCCGGGGCTGCGCTGGCTGCCTCCGCTGCCGTCGCCGCCGCAGCATCATCCTTTTTCACCGTCCAACGGCACTGGGCTTTCCCCAGGGTAAACGTCCCGTCAAGGTCCACCCCTTCCTTTTCCAGCTTCTTGGCCTCCGTGGAAGTCAGGGAGATGTACTTGAAGGGATCGAGACCCTTGTCGGTAATCCTTTGGAAGACTTTCTTGAGGTTGTATTTCCGGGATGGTTCCGTTTCCATCTTCCCCATGATCTTTCCGCCAGCCCGGATGGCGCCGTGTTTTTCCGTCCAGGCCTTCAGAACATCCTCCACCTGCTTGACCTTGGCTTCCCATGCCAGCAGTTGCAAGCCATACTTTTCGGCCATTTCCCGTGTGAGCAGTTCCGGGTTCTGGGGAATCTCCGGCAAGTCCTCCGCAGGCGCAACCTGCAGGGGCTGGTATTCCCCCCGC
Encoded here:
- a CDS encoding RecB family exonuclease; the protein is MEIRVTSLNTFESCPRRWFAENVLGLKLPNAAADEGTATHAVAERWLKQGKGFPGFEQAAREEVAKHPTLTEANITDVVRMAKRCVKNYERPLDMELHAEVRMTMFVGNHRLSGTADVLMVPIFPGEPLRIIDFKTGRNRKPTRQLAVYAYMALNTVATQAAREALVRYDWVRLGEVDEFQYGPDELAETADWVKAQVSAIDAALRGGEEAFACNPSGLCAYCGHAQQCPATRGEYQPLQVAPAEDLPEIPQNPELLTREMAEKYGLQLLAWEAKVKQVEDVLKAWTEKHGAIRAGGKIMGKMETEPSRKYNLKKVFQRITDKGLDPFKYISLTSTEAKKLEKEGVDLDGTFTLGKAQCRWTVKKDDAAAATAAEAASAAPATVGTSGERVDATLPALAASAQQESGKGNNQTASSVVQVVAAFGQTLKQAGAPEGSLTMARQAYRLAEAGKLEETFWDLLNNSVPDGLTPEVRAELVAQLETIERLAVPAEMARAS